The following are encoded in a window of Bos indicus isolate NIAB-ARS_2022 breed Sahiwal x Tharparkar chromosome 7, NIAB-ARS_B.indTharparkar_mat_pri_1.0, whole genome shotgun sequence genomic DNA:
- the LOC109561246 gene encoding olfactory receptor 2T11: MSTKNRTASSDFILLGLLVNSKATGIVFAVILAIFVVAVTANLVMIFLIHMDSHLHTPMYFLLSQLSIMDTLFICTTVPKLLVDMVSIQKTISFVACGIQIFLYLTMIGSEFFLLGLMAYDSYVAVCNPLRYPVLMNRRVCLLLAAGAWFGGSLDGFLLTPITMNVPYCGSRIIDHFFCEIPAVLKLACADTSLYETLMYICCVLMLLIPISIISTSYSLILLTVHRMRSAEGRKKAFTTCSSHLTVVSIFYGAAFYTYVLPKSFHTPEQDKVVSAFYTIVTPMLNPLIYSLRNKDVSGAFKKIFAQCLST; encoded by the coding sequence ATGTCAACGAAGAATAGAACTGCTTCCTCTGACTTTATCCTCCTGGGGCTTCTAGTAAACAGTAAAGCTACGGGGATTGTCTTTGCAgttattttggctatttttgTGGTGGCTGTAACTGCAAATTTGGTCATGATATTCTTGATTCACATggactcccacctccacacccccatgtactttctGCTCAGCCAACTGTCCATCATGGACACCCTTTTCATTTGTACTACTGTCCCAAAGCTCCTGGTGGACATGGTTTCCATACAGAAGACCATTTCCTTTGTGGCCTGTGGCATCCAGATCTTTCTGTACTTAACTATGATTGGATCAGAGTTCTTCCTGTTGGGCCTCATGGCCTATGACAGCTATGTGGCTGTCTGCAACCCTCTTAGGTACCCAGTGTTGATGAACCGCAGAGTGTGTCTCCTTCTGGCTGCTGGTGCCTGGTTTGGTGGATCACTGGATGGCTTTCTGCTCACCCCTATCACCATGAATGTCCCCTACTGTGGATCCCGCATCATCGATCATTTCTTCTGTGAGATCCCTGCTGTTCTCAAATTGGCCTGTGCTGATACATCCTTGTATGAAACCTTAATGTACATCTGCTGTGTGCTCATGTTGCTCATCCCCATCTCTATTATCTCAACCTCCTACTCACTCATTTTGTTAACTGTCCACCGCATGCGCTCTGCTGAGGGCCGGAAAAAGGCCTTTACAACTTGTTCTTCCCACTTGACTGTAGTCAGCATTTTCTATGGGGCTGCCTTCTACACTTATGTGTTGCCCAAGTCATTTCACACCCCTGAGCAAGACAAGGTAGTATCAGCCTTCTATACCATTGTCACACCCATGCTCAATCCTCTTATCTACAGCCTCAGAAACAAGGATGTTTCAGGagcatttaaaaagatatttgcacAATGCTTATCCACATAG